In Verrucomicrobiota bacterium, one genomic interval encodes:
- a CDS encoding glycosyltransferase family 4 protein: MHVINLEKWAIVAPNNETGVGRMTQDLRRLLDPIRVLVAPNRRLKSNPLSGRDAMLVWEQGGEVLQSQLAGLHGIILFEDSEYAHKTIEAASSMGIKVVMFVLWEWFRYYAKIWQSCDVFVCNTGFSAQLMRKFGFRNTVQLTWPVDVASLPNRIRSGPARVFVHNAGLFEKDDRKATVETLEAFSLVRKPEIQLIVRVQNELTVSINDSRIQIKRGNLADFRDLYKEGDVAVHPSKCEGLGFALLEAMASGMPLITTDYPPMNEYVTRKSMLVATKWGKYPAEQTQYIPQAHFKLPKVKDLASKISWCAENDMGAISRENRAWAEQVFAPARLREQWLTQLCQIEGA; encoded by the coding sequence ATGCATGTGATTAACCTTGAAAAATGGGCCATTGTGGCGCCTAACAATGAGACCGGGGTGGGCAGAATGACCCAAGATCTTCGCCGTCTCTTGGATCCCATTCGGGTCTTGGTCGCTCCGAACAGACGTCTCAAATCCAATCCGCTTTCAGGACGCGACGCGATGCTGGTCTGGGAGCAGGGTGGGGAAGTGTTGCAAAGCCAGTTGGCCGGACTTCATGGAATTATCCTATTTGAAGATAGTGAGTACGCGCATAAGACCATTGAAGCAGCCAGTTCCATGGGGATCAAAGTGGTCATGTTTGTGCTTTGGGAATGGTTTCGGTATTATGCGAAGATCTGGCAAAGCTGCGATGTGTTTGTATGCAATACAGGCTTCAGTGCGCAATTGATGCGCAAATTTGGCTTTCGTAACACGGTTCAATTGACGTGGCCTGTGGATGTGGCTTCCCTGCCTAATCGCATTCGATCAGGCCCAGCTCGAGTGTTTGTGCATAATGCAGGACTATTTGAGAAGGATGATCGCAAAGCAACCGTGGAAACGTTGGAAGCATTTTCATTGGTGCGCAAGCCTGAGATACAATTGATTGTAAGAGTACAAAATGAACTCACAGTGTCTATTAACGATTCGCGTATCCAGATCAAGCGAGGTAATCTCGCAGATTTCCGGGATTTATACAAAGAAGGCGATGTTGCGGTACATCCCTCCAAGTGCGAAGGACTGGGGTTCGCACTGTTGGAGGCGATGGCAAGTGGAATGCCGTTAATTACGACTGATTACCCCCCAATGAACGAATATGTGACTCGTAAGTCCATGTTGGTGGCCACCAAGTGGGGAAAATATCCGGCGGAACAAACTCAATATATTCCTCAGGCTCATTTCAAACTTCCCAAAGTGAAGGATCTGGCCAGTAAAATCAGTTGGTGTGCCGAGAACGACATGGGTGCCATCAGTCGGGAAAATCGCGCTTGGGCGGAACAGGTTTTTGCCCCGGCTCGCTTGCGCGAGCAATGGCTGACCCAACTCTGCCAGATCGAGGGCGCTTAG